A DNA window from Hevea brasiliensis isolate MT/VB/25A 57/8 chromosome 2, ASM3005281v1, whole genome shotgun sequence contains the following coding sequences:
- the LOC110659167 gene encoding calmodulin-7, with product MADQLTDDQISEFKEAFSLFDKDGDGCITTKELGTVMRSLGQNPTEAELQDMINEVDADGNGTIDFPEFLNLMARKMKDTDSEEELKEAFRVFDKDQNGFISAAELRHVMTNLGEKLTDEEVDEMIREADVDGDGQINYEEFVKVMMAK from the exons ATGGCCGATCAGCTCACCGACGACCAGATCTCTGAGTTCAAGGAAGCCTTCAGCCTCTTTGATAAAGATGGCGATG GCTGCATTACTACTAAGGAACTTGGGACTGTAATGCGTTCACTAGGCCAGAACCCAACTGAAGCAGAGCTCCAGGACATGATAAATGAGGTTGATGCTGATGGGAATGGCACTATTGATTTCCCAGAGTTCCTTAATCTGATGGCCCGCAAGATGAAGGACACTGATTCTGAGGAGGAGCTCAAGGAAGCTTTTCGGGTTTTTGATAAGGATCAGAACGGTTTCATTTCTGCTGCTGAGCTTCGCCATGTCATGACAAATCTTGGCGAGAAGCTGACAGATGAGGAGGTTGATGAGATGATTCGTGAGGCAGATGTGGATGGTGATGGCCAAATCAACTATGAAGAGTTTGTCAAAGTCATGATGGCCAAGTAA